GGGTCAGAGCTCCGACTTCTTCGGGCAGTTCCGGTCGGTGCTTGCCGGGTCGTCAGGGTCGCTGTTACAGGTCGGTATCGGACCGATCGTCACGGCGTCCATCGTCCTCCAGCTGCTGGGCGGTGCGAACCTCCTCGGGCTCGACACGGAGAACGATCCGCGCGATCAGGTCCTCTACCAAGGGCTCCAGAAGCTGCTGGTGATCATCGTCTCGGCGCTGACGGCGGCGCCGATGGTGTTCACCGGTGGCTTCCTTCCGGCCGATCCCGCGGTCGCGGAGGCGCTCACCAAGGCGGGGATCCCGATGGGAACCTTCGGCGTACAGGTGCTGATCTTCGCGCAGATCTTCGTCGGTGGCGTCCTCATCTTGTTCATGGACGAGATCGTGAGCAAGTGGGGCGTCGGTTCCGGCGTCGGGCTGTTCATCATCGCGTCGGTGAGCCAGCAGATCGTCGGCGGCTTCTTCAGCTTCTCCGCGCTCGGCAGACCCGGCTTCTTCGCGAGTTGGTACGGCGTCATCGTCGGTGACGTGCCGGCCTCGCTGTCGCCGTTCACCGCGGAGGGACTCCAGAACCTGCTGTTCGATCCGGGGAACATTCTGGCGCTTTTCACCACGGTGTTCATCTTCGGGATCGTCGTGTACGCGGAGTCGGTCCGCGTCGAGATCCCGCTGTCGCACGCCCGCGTGAAGGGCGCTCGCGGACGCTTCCCCGTGAAGCTCATCTACGCGTCCGTCCTGCCGATGATCCTCGTTCGCGCGCTACAGGCGAACATCCAGTTCCTCGGCCAGATCCTCTCCTCGCAGTGGGCGGGGATGCCTGCCTTCCTCGGTACTTACAGTAACCAAGGCCAGCCCATCAGCGGGCTGTTCTACTACCTGAACCCCATTCAGAGCCGCGACCAGTGGATGTGGTTCCTGGGCGAGATCCCGGCGTCCGTCGAACCGTGGATGATCGCGATCCGGCTCGGCGTCGACCTAACGTTCATGATCGTCGGCGGCGCCATCTTCGCGATCTTCTGGGTCGAGACCACCGGCATGGGACCGGAGGCGACCGCGAAGCAGATCCAGAACTCCGGGATGCAGATCCCCGGGTTCCGCCGGAACCCGCAGGTCGTCGAGAAGGTCATGGAGCGGTACATCCCACAGGTGACCGTCATCGGCGGCGCCCTCGTTGGGCTGCTCGCCGTGATGGCGAACCTGCTCGGCACCATCGGCCAGGTCTCCGGAACCGGACTGCTGCTTGCGGTCTCTATCACGTACAAGCTGTACGAGGAGATAGCCGAAGAGCAGCTGATGGAGATGCATCCGATGATGCGCCAGATGTTCGGAAACGAGTAGCGAACATCGACACTTTTTATATTCTTTTTTTGACCCTGAGTGGCTGCTCTCTCCTCAGTTGTCTTTCATCTGGGGGTGATCGGCGTAAATTCGAGTAGTACCCCATTACCACGGATAACGGGACCACCAGTAGTCTTTTGCGAGTCGGTGGGCAAAGTTCGGTATGAGTCTCACTTCGGACGACTTCGAGGAGTTCGTTTCCTCGGACCCCGATGATGACGAGACGGTCCCGCTCGGACAGGCACTCTCAGAGCTGGGACTCGACGTCGAGGTTGACTCCGTCGAGGCCGTTCGTGACGTCCGCGAACGGTTATGAGAGTACTCCTAGACACTAACGTTCTCGTCGCAGCAGTTACTCGGGATACCGATCGGTCTGATGAAGCAATCGAACTGCTTGATCAAATTGACGACCCACTCGTTTCGGTTCTCAGCCTCATGGAACTACGGAGTGTTCTGAGCAAAAAGAAACGGTTCGAACGGGACCGAATCGATGCCATCGAGAACCGAGTTACCTCTCGTATGACCGTGACTTTTCCAGACGCCTCCGATATGATGGCGTCGAACCGCCTCCAATCGGAAAGTCTGTTGTACCCCATGGACGCGATGATCCTTTCGGCAGCCGACGCTGCCGACACAACCCTCGTCTCGTTCGATTCCGAATTGGTCAAGCACGGTGCGGAACTTCCTCAACAATTGCTCGACGAGGACGAGTGAATCGGGACACCACCGGCACGCGAAGGACGTGACCGGAATCGAGTTCACCGATCTCGAAGACCATATCGAGCGCTTCCCGAACGAGGTGCTCCAGATCAATGACAAACGATACTGCCAATGGACCCGCGCCCGAAGATCTGAACCATCCCGACACGCTCCGGATTACGATCTTTTCGGCCTATCTCATATTGTGTTCATAAATTAAATACAGCCAACTACTCATGCGCCAGATGTTCGGAAACGAGTAACCGCTTCCCGAACGTCTCGCCTCTCTTCTATTTCGCTGATCCCCATATTGGCTCTGTCTGGCGCGCTAACGGAACGCGATGTAGCCCCGCGCTCACCGTCTTCCGACAGCCGGCGCTGGCTCGATCGGTGTGACTCCGCTGATCGGTTCACGGGCACCTACTCCGTCCCGCGATCCGTAGACAGGGAATAACAATACAACTGTTATTCTTTCTTCGAAGGAACTGATGTACGACAAACACGTCTCGGATGCGCCACGTCGACGGGACCTGATCGCCGCCGTCGGTGGTGCCGCTATCACCGGTATCAGCGGCTGCGTTAGCTCTGGTGGAAGCGTGGATGAGAACACAAGCGACCGGAACTCGTCAAACGAAACCGTCGGCACCCCCGAGCCACCCGCGGCTGAACTCGGCCCGGAACTGTTCGAGGAGCTGTCAGTGATCAAATCTGTCGGCGGGCGTCTCTCCGCCGACACGGAGCGGCACGTCACCGGGACGCAGTGCGGTGCGCTCGAAACCAGCGCGGGCGGCACTTGGCTCCACGTCCCTCTGGCGGAGCCGGTCGATTTTAGCCGCGCTCGTCCGGCCTGCCACGTCGCGGCGGACGGGCCGGCGGCGAGCGAGTTTCTCTACTTGGACCTGCAGGACGTCGACGGGAACCGATTCCGGACCCGGACGGTCATCCGGAGCCGAACCGAGCTGGTTCAGGTCGACTTCGGAACTGTGAACCCTCGCGTCGACAACGCGACCGTCGATCTGGAACGGATCGAACGACTCTCGTTTCGGGCGGGACCGAGGGACGACTCCGGGACGGAAACTATCTATCTCGACTACCCTCGCCGCGTCCCGGTTCCGGAGACGGCGACGGTTGTGTTCCAGTTCGATGACGGCAACGAGTCCGATCTCTCGGAGGGGTTTCGGTCCCTCTCGCGGTACGACTACCCGGCGATCACCTACGTGAACACGGACACGATCGGGAGCGAAGGAAAGCTCGACGAGAGCCAACTCGGCGAACTCCAGCGCGGAAACTGGCTGATCGGCTCGCACACGACGGAACACACGGATCTGACTACCCTTTCGGACCCCGAGGCGATCGAACGCCGGATGCGCGGCGCGAAACAGTGGCTCGTCGATCGGGGATTCGCCGACGGAGCGCGTCACCTCGCGTACCCGTACAACGCAGTCGACGAACGCGTGTTATCGATCGCTTCCGACGTCTACGTTACCGGGCGGGCGTGGGACTGGCAGCCCGGACCGCTCCCATCGAACCTCCATCTGATCCCGGCCGACGGTGATCCCTCGCCGTCGGACTTCTCGAGGCTGCTCGATCGGGCGGTTCGGTACGGCGGCGTCCTGTGTGTCACCCATCACAATCTGTCCACGGACTCCGAAATATCGAACTTCGACGCGATAGTCGACGAGGTCCGTCGTCGCGATACGCTGGGTGACGTTGACGTCGTTCGGCTCGATGAACTCGAATCGATGGCGGCCGACGCCGGGGTTTCGCCAGCGTGAGCGCGAGGGACGCGCTGCGGCTCACGCCGAACTCCGCGAGGGACAGTTTTGTCGGTGATCCGGCAACGTAAACGGGCGGATCGCCTCCGCGAGGACGGGAGAGGAGTCTCCGCTCTCTTCGTGAGTAAGCCATATTACGGTTTGGCGGCTACGGTCCGACATGACGACCTTTCGACGGCGTAGTCTGTTCTCGACCGAACCGGGAGGCGGTCGACCGTGAGCCGCCACCTCGACGAGATCGACCGACAGATCGTCCACGCGCTGATGTCGGACGCTCGGAACACCTCGGCGCCGATGATCGCGGAGGACATGAACGTCTCCGCGGGAACGGTCCGGAACCGGATCGAGCGCCTCGAAGAGGCGGGCGTGATCCGCGGCTACACGGCGATCGTCGACTTCGAACAGGCGGACGGTCGGCTCACCTCGGTGTTCATGTGTACGGTGCCCGCCGACGAGCGGGAGCGGCTGGCGCTGGCCGCGCGGTCCATCCCCGGCGTGATCAACGTCCGCGTGCTCATGGCGGGTCGCCGGGATCTTCAGGTGGTCGCGGTCGGCGAGGAGACGAGCGACCTGCGGGAGATCGCGCGGACGCTGTCGGGGCTCGACATCCGTATCGAAGACGAGGAGCTACTCCAGACGGAGCTTTACACTCCCTACTCGCGGTTCCTCTCCGACGGCTCGAAGCGCTCCGTCGTCACCGACACGGTCACGCTCGCGGACGGGACCGCCGTGATCGAGGTGTGCGTCACAGAGGACGCGCCGATCGTCGGCCGGTCGCCGTCCGAGGCCCGCGCCGACGGGGTCCTGTCGTCCGACGCCGTCGTGACGTCGATAGAGCGCGACGGGTCGATCATCCATCCGGTCGACGACGCGACGGTCCGACCGGACGACGTGGTGACCGTCCTCCCCAAGGAGTCGTCCGAAGACGACGTGCTGGAAGCGTTCCTCACCGACGAGGAGATCCCGTCGCCGACCTCGTGAACCGACCTGTCCGACGGCGGCGTCTCCCCCCGTTTATTATTCCGGACCGCCTACGGTGACCCATGGCCGACACGATCCTCGTTCCGCTCGAACTCCCGGACCCGGAACCGCTGTCGCCGGTGTTGATCGAGGACCTCGCGTCGCTTTCGGTCGTGGTCCTCGGTCACTACGACCTCCCGGAGCAGACGCCGGCGAGCTCCGCGCGCGAGCAGTTCGGCGAGGCGGCACGGGCGACCCTCGACGAGGTCGCTGACGCCTTTTCCGACGCCGGTGCCTCCGTTCGAACGCGACTGGTGTTCGGGAAGGACCGCGCGGCCGCGATCCGGCAGATCGCGGCGGAAGAAGACTGCGCGGCCGAGCTCGACCCTGCCCCGACGGCGGGGATCGCTCGGATACTCGTGCCCCTTCCGGACGTCGCGGAGTTCGACCGCCTCCCGACGTTCATCCGGATTCTGGCCGAAGACTCGACCCAGCAGATAACGCTGTTCCACGTCGTCGAGGGCGACGAGTCACGTGACCGCGGCGAGGCGGTCGTCTCGGAGACTCGCGAGCGCCTCGTCGCGGACGGGTTCGACTCGGACGCCGTCGACACGCTGATCGTCGAGGGTGACGAACACGACGAGGAGATCCTCGGGGTCGCGGCCGACTACGACGCGGTCGTGATGTACGAGCCGGAGTCTCGCCTCGGAGACCGCGTGTTCGGCTCGCTGGCCGACCGGATCGCGGACGAGACGGGCGATCCGGTGATCCTCGTCAACCGAGACTACTGAGCCCGGCTCGGACCGGGACCGGTCGCTCTCCCCGTCTCTTCACTCCGCTTCCGTCGAGGCGAGCCCGTCGTCGTCCTCCCCGCGACGGGCGTGGACGATCATCCCGATCGCTCCGGTTCGGTCCGTCCGCGACCGGCCGTACGCGAGGTAGACGAGCGCGCTGCCGGCGATGATCCCGACCGCTCCGAGGATCGGTAGCGTCCCCATCTGCGTCAGGAGGCCGAGTCCGGCGAGGAAACCGAACACCTGGACGAACGGGTAGCCGGGCGCTTCGAACTCCGGGTCGTACGACGGCGCGTCTGCCACGCGGAAGGCGACCAGCGCCATGTTCTCGAACGAGAAGACGAGGATCTGGAACGCGCTCGCGAGCTTCGCCAGCTCGATCACGGGGACGAACGCGATGAGCAGCAGCAGCACGACCCCGGTGAGAAGCACGGAGTTCCGCGGCGTCTTGAACCGCGAGTCGATGGTCTGGAGCGCCGGCGGGAGCAGGTCGTCGCGGCTCATCGCCAGCGGGAACCGCGAGGAGGAGAGCACACCGGCGTTCGCCATGCTCGTGAGCGCGACGACGGCGACCACGGAAATGAACAGTACTCCCGCGCCGCCGAGGAGTGCCCCCGCGCCGTCCGCCATCGGCGTGAGCGACGCCGTCCCGCCCGGTCCCCCCGTCGTCAGCACCTCAGGGTCGCTGAGTCCGACGACCGCGCCGACGACCGCGACGTACAGGACGGTCATGATCCCCATCGATCCGAGCATCGCGCGCGGGAGATTCTTCCCGGGGTGTTTCACCTCCTCCGCGACGCTCGCGACCTTCGTGACGCCCGCGTACGAGACGAAGACGAAGGCGGCGGCCGTGACGACCCCGCCGCTTCCGTGGGTCGTGAAGGGAGTGTATCGGACGGTGTCGAGGACGAAGCCGGCGTTGACGACGTACGCGAGGAGGCCGGCGACGACCAAGGTGACGATGACCGCCTGTATCCCCCCGCTCATCTTCGTGCCCGAGACGTTCAGAGCGACGACGAGGACCGCGAGCGTCAACGCGACGTACACGACCGCGCCCTGTGAGAGCGGTGCGAAGAGCAGCAGGTACGCGCCGAGACCGACGAGCGCGAACGAGCTCTTGAACACCAGCGAGAACCACGCACCGATCCCGGCGATCGTTCCGAACAGCGGGCCGAGCGCCCGGTCGATGTAGAGGTAGGTCCCTCCGGACTCGGGCATCGCCGTCGCCATCTCGGCTTTCGACAGCGCGGCTGGCAACACGACGAGCGCGGCCAGCACGTACGCGAGGACCACGGCGGGTCCGGCTTTTTTGTATCCTAACGCCGGCAGGACAAAGATTCCGCTCCCGATCATCGCACCCATACTGATCATCATCGTCGGGTACAACCCGAGACTCCGATCGAGGTCGTGTTGGCCCATGCGCCTACGCGTATTACCGGCTCTTCCGGTTTATTACTATCGACAATTCCGAAATAACCGGCTCCGAAATTACTGATACCGCAACAAAAGGCGATTCGGAAGACGGATCGCGTACTGCGTCGGCGCCGGCTACGAGCCGTCGCGTCGATCCGCGGGCTCGTCGTCCGCCTCGCCGTCGCTTTCGTCCGATTCGCCCGTTTCGTCGGCGGCTTCGTCCGCCTCGGCCGCTCCCTCGACGGTTTCGCTCACCTTCTCGTCGACGGTCTTCTCGACGGTTTCCTCGACGGTCTCCTCGACTTTTTCCCCGACGGTTTCCTCGACGGTTTCCTCGACTGTCTCTTCGACCT
The sequence above is a segment of the Halorubrum sp. 2020YC2 genome. Coding sequences within it:
- a CDS encoding universal stress protein; its protein translation is MADTILVPLELPDPEPLSPVLIEDLASLSVVVLGHYDLPEQTPASSAREQFGEAARATLDEVADAFSDAGASVRTRLVFGKDRAAAIRQIAAEEDCAAELDPAPTAGIARILVPLPDVAEFDRLPTFIRILAEDSTQQITLFHVVEGDESRDRGEAVVSETRERLVADGFDSDAVDTLIVEGDEHDEEILGVAADYDAVVMYEPESRLGDRVFGSLADRIADETGDPVILVNRDY
- a CDS encoding Lrp/AsnC family transcriptional regulator, with product MSRHLDEIDRQIVHALMSDARNTSAPMIAEDMNVSAGTVRNRIERLEEAGVIRGYTAIVDFEQADGRLTSVFMCTVPADERERLALAARSIPGVINVRVLMAGRRDLQVVAVGEETSDLREIARTLSGLDIRIEDEELLQTELYTPYSRFLSDGSKRSVVTDTVTLADGTAVIEVCVTEDAPIVGRSPSEARADGVLSSDAVVTSIERDGSIIHPVDDATVRPDDVVTVLPKESSEDDVLEAFLTDEEIPSPTS
- the secY gene encoding preprotein translocase subunit SecY, with product MSWKEAAEPVLSRMPVVERPAGHVPFKRKLMWTAGILIVYFFLTNINPFGLDVGQSSDFFGQFRSVLAGSSGSLLQVGIGPIVTASIVLQLLGGANLLGLDTENDPRDQVLYQGLQKLLVIIVSALTAAPMVFTGGFLPADPAVAEALTKAGIPMGTFGVQVLIFAQIFVGGVLILFMDEIVSKWGVGSGVGLFIIASVSQQIVGGFFSFSALGRPGFFASWYGVIVGDVPASLSPFTAEGLQNLLFDPGNILALFTTVFIFGIVVYAESVRVEIPLSHARVKGARGRFPVKLIYASVLPMILVRALQANIQFLGQILSSQWAGMPAFLGTYSNQGQPISGLFYYLNPIQSRDQWMWFLGEIPASVEPWMIAIRLGVDLTFMIVGGAIFAIFWVETTGMGPEATAKQIQNSGMQIPGFRRNPQVVEKVMERYIPQVTVIGGALVGLLAVMANLLGTIGQVSGTGLLLAVSITYKLYEEIAEEQLMEMHPMMRQMFGNE
- a CDS encoding APC family permease, whose amino-acid sequence is MGQHDLDRSLGLYPTMMISMGAMIGSGIFVLPALGYKKAGPAVVLAYVLAALVVLPAALSKAEMATAMPESGGTYLYIDRALGPLFGTIAGIGAWFSLVFKSSFALVGLGAYLLLFAPLSQGAVVYVALTLAVLVVALNVSGTKMSGGIQAVIVTLVVAGLLAYVVNAGFVLDTVRYTPFTTHGSGGVVTAAAFVFVSYAGVTKVASVAEEVKHPGKNLPRAMLGSMGIMTVLYVAVVGAVVGLSDPEVLTTGGPGGTASLTPMADGAGALLGGAGVLFISVVAVVALTSMANAGVLSSSRFPLAMSRDDLLPPALQTIDSRFKTPRNSVLLTGVVLLLLIAFVPVIELAKLASAFQILVFSFENMALVAFRVADAPSYDPEFEAPGYPFVQVFGFLAGLGLLTQMGTLPILGAVGIIAGSALVYLAYGRSRTDRTGAIGMIVHARRGEDDDGLASTEAE
- a CDS encoding polysaccharide deacetylase family protein is translated as MIKSVGGRLSADTERHVTGTQCGALETSAGGTWLHVPLAEPVDFSRARPACHVAADGPAASEFLYLDLQDVDGNRFRTRTVIRSRTELVQVDFGTVNPRVDNATVDLERIERLSFRAGPRDDSGTETIYLDYPRRVPVPETATVVFQFDDGNESDLSEGFRSLSRYDYPAITYVNTDTIGSEGKLDESQLGELQRGNWLIGSHTTEHTDLTTLSDPEAIERRMRGAKQWLVDRGFADGARHLAYPYNAVDERVLSIASDVYVTGRAWDWQPGPLPSNLHLIPADGDPSPSDFSRLLDRAVRYGGVLCVTHHNLSTDSEISNFDAIVDEVRRRDTLGDVDVVRLDELESMAADAGVSPA
- a CDS encoding PIN domain-containing protein produces the protein MRVLLDTNVLVAAVTRDTDRSDEAIELLDQIDDPLVSVLSLMELRSVLSKKKRFERDRIDAIENRVTSRMTVTFPDASDMMASNRLQSESLLYPMDAMILSAADAADTTLVSFDSELVKHGAELPQQLLDEDE